The Tepidibacter aestuarii genome contains a region encoding:
- a CDS encoding MraY family glycosyltransferase gives MIYIVFLIGFLGTLLITPYFKSLLMESNIVRKNYRQDLIPVCAGIIFLPMLIINSSILRYFYKSNDVYISLFGIMSMAFIGILDDLIGNRDVSGLKGHFKSLLNGKLTTGGFKALFGGFVALLISVSISNNIIDIVVNTLLIALSTNLMNLLDLRPGRAIKGYLFISIILLFTVPIYYHKVMIMILMSNVLAYFKEDLKANAMMGDTGSNVLGISIGIIIAFNFSFIVRLCVLILLMLIHIITEKYSLTKIIENNKLLNYIDMLGR, from the coding sequence TTGATTTATATAGTATTTTTAATTGGATTTTTAGGAACTCTATTAATAACTCCTTATTTTAAATCTCTTTTAATGGAAAGTAATATTGTAAGAAAAAATTATAGGCAAGATTTGATACCAGTATGTGCTGGAATAATATTTTTACCTATGCTTATAATAAACTCATCTATTTTAAGATACTTTTACAAAAGTAATGATGTATATATATCCTTATTCGGTATAATGAGTATGGCATTTATAGGAATACTTGATGACCTAATAGGAAATAGAGACGTTAGTGGGCTCAAAGGACATTTTAAAAGCTTATTAAATGGCAAACTTACAACAGGAGGCTTTAAAGCCCTGTTTGGAGGCTTTGTTGCTTTATTAATATCAGTTAGTATATCAAATAATATAATTGATATAGTTGTCAATACATTGCTTATTGCATTGTCTACAAACTTAATGAATTTGCTGGACTTAAGACCTGGTAGAGCTATAAAAGGATATTTGTTTATTTCAATAATACTTCTTTTTACTGTACCTATATACTATCACAAAGTAATGATAATGATTTTGATGTCAAATGTACTTGCGTATTTTAAAGAGGACTTAAAAGCAAATGCTATGATGGGGGATACAGGATCTAATGTGCTGGGAATATCAATAGGAATAATAATAGCTTTTAACTTTTCCTTCATAGTTAGACTTTGCGTGTTAATATTATTAATGCTTATTCATATAATTACAGAAAAGTATTCTTTAACAAAAATAATTGAGAATAATAAATTACTGAATTATATAGATATGTTAGGTAGATAA
- a CDS encoding NUDIX hydrolase: MIFKEETMSSEMIYNGKIINLRVDTVELPEHKYQKREIVEHPGAVAILAINDKKEIILVRQFRKPVEEVLVEIPAGKLEEGEDPKECAIRELKEETGYEAKNIKFLNEFYTSAGFSNEKMYLYLATDLQEGECCPDEDEYVEVISVDIQKALDMVTNNEIKDSKTIIGILLSKDLI; this comes from the coding sequence ATGATTTTTAAAGAAGAAACTATGAGTTCAGAAATGATATACAATGGAAAAATTATAAACTTAAGAGTGGATACAGTTGAACTTCCAGAGCATAAATACCAAAAAAGAGAGATTGTAGAGCATCCAGGTGCTGTAGCTATATTAGCTATAAATGATAAAAAAGAAATAATACTTGTAAGACAGTTTAGAAAGCCAGTTGAAGAGGTTTTAGTAGAAATTCCTGCTGGAAAACTTGAAGAAGGAGAAGACCCTAAAGAATGTGCTATAAGAGAATTAAAAGAAGAAACTGGATACGAGGCTAAAAATATAAAATTTTTGAATGAATTTTATACATCAGCTGGGTTCTCTAATGAAAAAATGTACTTGTACTTAGCTACTGATCTACAAGAAGGTGAGTGCTGCCCTGATGAGGATGAATATGTAGAAGTTATTAGTGTAGACATACAAAAAGCTTTGGATATGGTAACAAATAATGAAATAAAGGATTCTAAAACTATAATAGGAATACTTCTATCGAAAGAT
- a CDS encoding DUF3866 family protein → MISKRIGVVQDIISKTEEMEELKVKIGDNIHKAINYPKINSSVNVNDEVLLNTSAVELNLGTGGFHFVIANLNNLESKMSGGGHIMKLRYTPLQVKTFSAEEQESKYHDKIKNFKSLENMPVVVGTLHSMLVPFAASYKRIDKQKKLVYIMTDGAALPIYLSKNVQNLKKNKLIDNTITIGNAFGGDYECINIYTALILAKEVLKADAVFVCMGPGIVGTSTKYGFTGIEQANILDAVKKLKGRPIAIPRISFADKRDRHFGLSHHSVTILKDIVNTRVIVPIGMQCDKDKEYVINQIKENGIDKIHDVVYIDNHKTKSDLEYFNLRVKSMGRSYDEDKAFFNSASSAAYYLLEG, encoded by the coding sequence ATGATAAGTAAAAGAATTGGAGTAGTACAAGATATAATATCTAAAACTGAAGAAATGGAAGAACTCAAGGTTAAGATAGGTGATAATATACATAAGGCTATAAACTATCCTAAAATTAATTCTTCTGTAAATGTTAATGATGAAGTTTTATTAAATACAAGTGCTGTAGAACTTAATCTTGGAACCGGAGGATTTCACTTTGTAATAGCGAATCTAAATAATTTAGAGAGCAAAATGAGTGGAGGCGGCCACATAATGAAGCTTAGGTATACTCCGCTTCAAGTAAAAACATTCTCAGCAGAAGAGCAAGAAAGTAAATATCATGACAAAATCAAAAATTTTAAATCACTTGAAAACATGCCCGTTGTCGTAGGAACTCTTCACAGTATGCTAGTTCCATTTGCTGCATCATATAAAAGAATTGATAAACAAAAAAAATTAGTATATATAATGACTGACGGAGCAGCACTTCCTATATATTTGAGCAAAAATGTACAAAACCTAAAGAAAAATAAATTGATAGATAATACAATAACTATCGGGAACGCCTTTGGAGGCGACTATGAGTGCATAAATATATACACAGCATTAATACTTGCAAAAGAAGTTTTAAAGGCAGATGCCGTATTTGTATGTATGGGACCGGGTATAGTAGGTACATCTACTAAGTATGGATTTACAGGTATAGAACAAGCAAATATACTTGACGCTGTTAAAAAATTAAAAGGAAGACCAATAGCTATACCTAGAATAAGTTTTGCAGATAAAAGAGATAGGCACTTTGGGCTTAGTCATCACTCTGTAACTATATTAAAAGATATAGTTAATACAAGGGTTATAGTTCCAATTGGTATGCAGTGTGATAAGGATAAAGAGTATGTAATCAACCAAATAAAAGAAAATGGGATAGATAAAATACATGATGTTGTATATATAGATAATCATAAAACAAAATCGGACTTAGAATATTTTAACTTAAGGGTAAAGAGTATGGGAAGGTCTTATGACGAAGATAAGGCGTTTTTCAATTCGGCAAGCTCTGCTGCTTATTATCTATTGGAGGGATAG